One window of Cohnella hashimotonis genomic DNA carries:
- a CDS encoding carbohydrate ABC transporter permease, giving the protein MFALKRRTRGEAVFDGINVLLMLVICFVTIYPVWYVLVNSLNSGQDAMRGGIYWLPRVFTLDNYAAVVDNPGIVTAMGITVAKTLVGTVLHVFFTAMVAYAFSRRELIGRNLYMILGTVTMIFNGGLIPTFLLIRDLQLLDNFFVYIIPAMFSFFDLIIFVSFFRELPQGLEEAAKIDGANDLVLFLRVVIPVSLPVVATIALFHGVWQWNDYFAGVIYITQNTELQPIQTFLYRVVAQNDTSQMVTAAAGGITKSVTSNSVKMATMVVTTLPIVLAYPFLQRYFVKGLMIGSIKG; this is encoded by the coding sequence ATGTTCGCATTAAAAAGAAGAACGAGAGGCGAGGCCGTCTTCGATGGCATCAACGTCCTGCTCATGCTCGTCATCTGCTTCGTGACGATCTACCCGGTCTGGTACGTGCTCGTCAACTCGCTGAACAGCGGGCAGGACGCCATGCGCGGCGGCATCTACTGGCTGCCCCGCGTGTTTACCCTGGACAACTACGCGGCGGTCGTCGACAATCCCGGCATCGTGACCGCGATGGGGATCACGGTCGCCAAGACGCTCGTCGGCACCGTCCTGCACGTCTTTTTCACGGCAATGGTCGCCTACGCGTTCTCCCGGCGGGAGCTGATCGGACGCAATCTGTACATGATTCTCGGCACGGTCACGATGATCTTCAACGGCGGGCTCATCCCGACCTTCCTGCTCATTCGCGACTTGCAGCTGCTGGACAATTTTTTCGTATACATCATCCCGGCCATGTTCAGCTTTTTCGACCTGATTATCTTCGTATCGTTTTTCCGCGAGCTGCCGCAGGGACTCGAGGAAGCCGCCAAGATCGACGGCGCCAACGACCTGGTGCTATTCCTGCGGGTCGTCATCCCGGTCTCGCTGCCGGTCGTCGCGACGATCGCGCTGTTCCACGGCGTGTGGCAGTGGAACGACTACTTCGCGGGCGTCATCTATATCACGCAGAACACGGAGCTGCAGCCGATCCAGACGTTCCTGTACCGCGTCGTCGCGCAGAACGATACGAGTCAGATGGTGACGGCGGCGGCAGGCGGCATTACGAAGTCCGTCACGTCCAACTCGGTGAAAATGGCGACGATGGTCGTCACGACGCTGCCGATCGTGCTCGCGTATCCGTTTTTGCAGCGATACTTCGTGAAGGGGCTCATGATCGGGTCGATCAAGGGCTGA
- a CDS encoding extracellular solute-binding protein — MNKRVSNKTIASTLLLALTFSLSACAGGNNESQSSSSAPASSSASPSASASSASATASASAESEGVASSDAPGWQADAAKPITFDWYLNFSWFPNKWGVDPTSQYVTKKTGVNINFIVPAGNENEKMNTMIASGKLPDFITLGWYEDAVKKMQEGGLVLPLNELAKEYDPYFFKVADPAKLSWYTQPDGNVYGYPNASSSPKDYETYGTNFTSNQTFLVRKDMYEALGKPDMRTPEGFLAALKAAKEKYKDVNGQPLIPLGLHEFTTTGNYSLEDYLADFLAIPRDVDGKLNDKYALVDNEEYVKWLKVFRQANQDGLLAKDIFIDKRTQMEEKIAQGRYFAMIYQRSDLAAQENVLYAKDPNSVYIAVDGPANAKLDPPKLAGPSISGWTVTLISKDVKDKARAIKFLSYLISEEGQKDLYLGEKGFSYDTIDGKDQFKPEALQLMQSDRTSFDKKYGSSYTFWMLMDTNMNLQWAPPSVEPTKQMEDWTRGKTVSYSQYDLIDPPATSPEGISKTKIDTLWSKALPKLLLSKSDADFDKILQQFKDDRAKAGYDAMQAFRQKKFEENVKKLADFMK; from the coding sequence ATGAACAAACGCGTATCCAACAAAACGATCGCCTCCACGCTGCTGCTCGCGCTGACGTTCTCGCTGTCGGCCTGCGCCGGCGGCAACAACGAGAGCCAGTCGAGCTCGAGCGCACCCGCCTCAAGCAGCGCCAGCCCGTCCGCCAGCGCGTCTTCGGCTTCGGCGACCGCCTCCGCTAGCGCGGAGAGCGAAGGCGTTGCGTCATCCGACGCGCCGGGCTGGCAGGCAGATGCCGCCAAGCCGATCACCTTCGACTGGTACCTGAACTTCTCCTGGTTCCCGAACAAGTGGGGCGTCGATCCGACCTCCCAATACGTCACGAAGAAGACGGGCGTCAACATCAACTTCATCGTACCGGCGGGCAACGAGAACGAGAAGATGAACACGATGATCGCCTCGGGCAAGCTGCCGGACTTCATCACGCTCGGCTGGTACGAGGACGCGGTCAAAAAAATGCAGGAGGGAGGGCTCGTACTGCCGCTCAACGAGCTGGCCAAGGAATACGACCCGTATTTCTTCAAGGTCGCCGACCCCGCGAAGCTGAGCTGGTACACCCAGCCGGACGGCAACGTCTACGGTTATCCGAACGCATCGTCCTCGCCCAAGGACTACGAGACGTACGGTACGAATTTTACGTCCAATCAGACGTTCCTCGTGCGCAAGGACATGTACGAAGCGCTGGGCAAGCCGGACATGCGGACGCCGGAAGGCTTCCTCGCCGCCCTCAAGGCCGCGAAGGAAAAGTACAAGGACGTGAACGGCCAGCCGCTCATCCCGCTCGGCCTGCACGAGTTCACGACGACGGGCAACTATTCGCTGGAAGATTATTTGGCCGACTTCCTGGCCATTCCGCGCGACGTCGACGGCAAGCTCAACGACAAGTACGCCCTCGTCGACAACGAAGAATACGTGAAGTGGCTGAAGGTATTCCGCCAGGCGAACCAGGACGGCCTGCTCGCGAAGGACATCTTTATCGACAAGCGCACGCAGATGGAGGAAAAGATCGCGCAAGGCCGCTACTTCGCGATGATCTATCAGCGCTCCGACCTGGCCGCACAAGAGAACGTGCTGTACGCCAAGGACCCGAACTCGGTGTATATCGCCGTGGACGGTCCGGCCAACGCGAAGCTGGATCCGCCGAAGCTGGCCGGTCCTTCGATCTCCGGCTGGACGGTCACGCTCATCTCCAAGGACGTCAAGGACAAAGCGCGCGCCATCAAGTTCCTCAGCTACCTGATCAGCGAGGAAGGACAGAAAGATCTGTACCTTGGCGAGAAGGGCTTCTCGTACGATACGATCGACGGCAAGGACCAATTCAAGCCGGAAGCGCTGCAGCTCATGCAGTCCGACCGCACTTCTTTTGACAAAAAATATGGATCGTCGTACACTTTCTGGATGCTGATGGACACGAACATGAACCTGCAATGGGCGCCGCCGAGCGTCGAACCGACGAAGCAGATGGAGGACTGGACGCGCGGCAAGACGGTCAGCTATTCGCAGTACGACCTGATCGATCCGCCGGCCACGTCTCCGGAGGGCATCTCCAAGACGAAGATCGACACGCTCTGGAGCAAGGCGCTGCCGAAGCTGCTGCTGTCGAAGTCCGACGCGGATTTTGACAAGATCCTGCAGCAGTTCAAGGACGACCGCGCCAAGGCCGGCTATGACGCCATGCAGGCGTTCCGCCAGAAGAAGTTCGAAGAGAACGTCAAAAAGCTCGCGGATTTCATGAAGTAA
- a CDS encoding sensor histidine kinase encodes MRMRTWWKKTVRRLVERQEQWSLQTRLILAYVIILLIPSVLISLLLFRQFAGSAIDEMERKNENTLEIERLNIDNNIETIRRAADLSLADQEVLDYISRSTDPDTAELIDFSTTVVPALGRLQSNNPNIAHIRIYFDNKRINEIYPVFADEERVAKEPWFGRLTALENRTAWSLTPNDPDPFKMIFENAPAGQPKVAFLKEIMYPLGVHAGILEVDMLMSSFFPKTFGSSADDMSQLVISDSQGHLYYNPQQKLLAATGVSPEELADALNPGVRQQPASFRLTLGGQPFLAVSREIEPLGARMINVVSLQRVLDSARQTRDRLIAANVILIAILSIATYALNSFILKRLHMLTDSMKRVRQGDFGFDLTVRGGGEVGELAHHFRKMLRKINELIADAVNKKAASKETELRSLKNQIDSHFLYNTLENIKMMAEVEGQYPISDALTSLGGLMRYNLKWTSEYVRLRDEIAHITNYIAIMNIRYENRIRLALDIPAALLDQELLKMSLQPIVENAVKHGLRASSMEALTIRIEAEAREGTLLLAVRDDGRGMPADRVAQLNRSIALEAPESPGAAAAGADAGREGGGIGLRNVHQRIQLYYGKEYGLAAESEESAYTRVVIRIPYFILTGGAG; translated from the coding sequence ATGCGGATGCGGACATGGTGGAAAAAAACGGTGCGAAGGCTGGTCGAGCGGCAGGAGCAATGGTCGCTGCAGACGCGGCTGATCCTGGCGTACGTGATCATCCTGCTCATTCCGAGCGTCCTGATCTCGCTGCTGCTGTTCAGGCAGTTCGCGGGCAGCGCGATCGACGAGATGGAGCGGAAAAACGAAAACACGCTCGAGATCGAGCGGCTTAATATCGACAACAACATCGAGACGATCAGGCGCGCGGCCGACCTCAGCCTGGCGGACCAGGAGGTACTCGATTACATCTCCCGGTCGACGGATCCGGATACCGCCGAGTTGATCGACTTCAGCACGACGGTCGTTCCGGCGCTCGGCCGGCTTCAGTCCAACAATCCGAATATCGCGCACATCCGCATCTATTTCGACAACAAGCGGATCAACGAGATCTATCCGGTATTCGCGGACGAAGAGCGGGTCGCGAAGGAGCCGTGGTTCGGCCGCCTGACCGCTTTGGAGAACCGAACCGCGTGGAGCTTGACGCCGAACGACCCGGATCCGTTCAAGATGATATTCGAGAACGCGCCAGCCGGTCAGCCGAAGGTCGCTTTTCTGAAGGAGATCATGTACCCGCTGGGCGTTCACGCCGGCATACTCGAGGTCGACATGCTGATGTCCAGCTTCTTCCCCAAGACGTTCGGCAGCAGTGCAGACGACATGTCCCAGCTGGTCATCTCGGATTCGCAGGGACATCTGTACTACAACCCGCAGCAGAAACTGCTGGCGGCAACCGGCGTGTCGCCGGAAGAGCTCGCCGACGCGCTGAATCCGGGGGTGCGGCAGCAACCGGCGAGCTTCCGCCTGACGCTTGGGGGCCAACCGTTCCTGGCCGTCTCCCGCGAGATCGAGCCGCTGGGCGCCCGGATGATCAATGTTGTCTCGCTGCAGCGTGTGCTGGACAGCGCGAGGCAGACGCGCGACCGCCTTATCGCAGCCAACGTCATCCTGATCGCGATTCTGAGCATCGCGACGTATGCGCTCAATTCGTTTATTTTGAAAAGGCTGCACATGCTGACCGATTCGATGAAGCGGGTTCGCCAGGGCGACTTCGGATTCGACCTGACGGTCCGCGGGGGCGGCGAGGTCGGCGAGCTGGCCCATCATTTCCGCAAGATGCTGCGCAAGATCAACGAGCTGATCGCGGATGCGGTGAACAAGAAGGCCGCGTCCAAGGAAACCGAGCTGCGGTCGCTCAAGAACCAGATCGATTCGCACTTCCTGTACAATACGCTCGAAAATATCAAGATGATGGCGGAGGTGGAGGGCCAATATCCGATCTCGGACGCGCTCACCTCGCTGGGCGGTCTGATGCGCTACAACCTCAAGTGGACGAGCGAATACGTCCGGCTGCGCGACGAGATCGCGCATATCACCAATTATATCGCCATCATGAACATCCGATACGAGAACAGAATCCGTCTCGCGCTCGACATCCCGGCCGCCCTGCTCGACCAGGAGCTGCTCAAGATGTCGCTGCAGCCGATCGTGGAAAACGCGGTTAAGCACGGGCTCCGCGCGTCGTCCATGGAGGCGCTGACGATCCGCATCGAGGCGGAGGCGCGCGAGGGGACGCTGCTGCTCGCCGTTCGCGACGACGGACGCGGCATGCCGGCGGACCGCGTCGCGCAGCTCAACCGGTCGATCGCTCTCGAGGCGCCGGAATCTCCCGGCGCAGCGGCGGCCGGAGCGGACGCCGGGCGAGAAGGGGGCGGCATCGGACTACGCAATGTCCATCAGCGCATCCAGCTTTATTACGGCAAGGAGTACGGCCTCGCGGCCGAAAGCGAGGAAAGCGCTTATACGCGCGTCGTCATACGGATTCCATACTTTATTTTGACGGGAGGCGCAGGCTGA
- a CDS encoding response regulator: MRTLLIVDDEKNIRAGLKAMIERQYRDRYDVSLAADGTEALDVIRDGRIDILITDIRMPEMDGLALIRHVAELSPNTAVIILSGHDDFQYAKEAIKFHVREYLLKPIVREEMYGILDRVEAELGRAEEAESRLDEADRVREELRTAQLHYIFVHPAIDPADAAERCRSAGLERLETAYRVGALRFAGDRGQNVLAQEFLARGAEGRATFHLEDQDGYLIVLTDEAALFDRLMRHLKDKSVSSAYHIGLSRMKERLEDVRAGYAEARRAAGYSLLQPRCSSSIIRYESVMDRTDAPELPVDDVRRLANMLGTDREADMKAILVRLFDLKKTSEVSLDYLERLSKLLNETVFDDVFRTYGEASLEILRLYKRVGSIYRFSDIHEYFHEAENLLFRLNDYVRTVRSTLGDNREMRKAVAYIEAHYAEDLNMATVSNHVSLNYSYFSELFKEYTGQSFVSYVKAVRIEKAKALLARTDAKIYEIGQSVGFENAKQFNRVFRELEGVPASEYRVRRQGAGHLAGELDTSDT, encoded by the coding sequence ATGCGAACGCTGCTCATCGTCGACGACGAGAAAAACATACGCGCGGGTCTGAAGGCCATGATCGAGCGCCAGTACCGGGACCGGTACGACGTGTCGCTGGCCGCCGACGGGACGGAGGCGCTGGACGTCATCCGGGACGGACGGATCGACATCCTGATTACGGACATTCGCATGCCGGAGATGGACGGCCTGGCGCTCATCCGGCATGTCGCGGAGCTGTCCCCGAATACCGCCGTCATCATCCTGAGCGGCCACGACGACTTCCAGTATGCGAAGGAAGCGATCAAATTCCACGTGCGGGAGTATTTGCTGAAGCCGATTGTCCGGGAAGAGATGTACGGCATTCTGGACAGGGTGGAGGCGGAGCTCGGCCGCGCCGAGGAAGCAGAGAGCCGGCTCGACGAAGCCGACCGGGTTCGCGAGGAGCTGCGGACGGCCCAGCTGCACTATATATTCGTGCACCCCGCCATCGATCCGGCTGACGCCGCGGAGCGCTGCAGGTCCGCGGGGCTGGAGCGTCTGGAGACGGCTTACCGGGTCGGCGCGCTTAGGTTCGCCGGCGACCGCGGGCAAAATGTGCTCGCGCAGGAGTTTCTTGCGCGCGGCGCGGAAGGGCGCGCGACCTTCCATCTGGAGGATCAGGACGGTTACCTGATCGTATTGACCGACGAGGCGGCGCTGTTCGACAGACTTATGCGGCATTTGAAGGACAAGAGCGTCTCCTCCGCCTACCATATCGGGCTGAGCCGCATGAAGGAGCGGCTTGAGGATGTTCGCGCCGGCTATGCCGAGGCCCGGCGCGCCGCGGGCTACAGCCTGCTGCAGCCGCGCTGCAGCTCGTCGATCATTCGCTACGAGAGCGTTATGGACCGGACGGACGCTCCTGAGCTGCCGGTCGACGACGTCCGCAGGCTCGCCAATATGCTCGGAACGGACCGCGAAGCGGATATGAAGGCGATTTTGGTGCGCTTGTTCGATCTGAAAAAGACTTCGGAGGTGTCGCTCGACTATTTGGAGCGTCTCAGCAAGCTGCTGAACGAGACGGTATTCGACGACGTATTCCGCACGTACGGCGAAGCGTCGCTGGAAATTTTGCGTCTGTATAAGCGTGTGGGCAGCATCTATCGTTTCTCGGACATCCACGAATATTTTCACGAGGCCGAAAATCTGCTGTTCCGGCTGAACGATTACGTCCGGACGGTCCGCTCCACGCTCGGGGATAACCGGGAGATGCGGAAGGCCGTTGCTTATATCGAAGCGCATTATGCCGAAGACCTGAACATGGCCACGGTGTCCAATCACGTATCGCTCAATTATTCGTACTTCAGCGAGCTGTTCAAGGAATACACGGGGCAGAGCTTCGTCTCGTACGTCAAAGCCGTGCGCATCGAGAAGGCCAAGGCGCTGCTCGCGCGTACGGACGCCAAAATATACGAGATCGGCCAAAGCGTCGGCTTCGAAAACGCGAAGCAGTTCAACCGCGTCTTCCGGGAGCTGGAGGGCGTCCCGGCGTCGGAATATCGCGTGAGGCGGCAGGGGGCGGGCCACCTTGCGGGGGAGCTGGATACCTCCGACACGTAA
- a CDS encoding ABC transporter ATP-binding protein: protein MSEAAVLDIQGLTKRYRNNRGVSEVALQVNRGDVYGFFGPNGAGKSTVMKIAAGLVRADRGSVRLFGFDIAEDYERAMRRVGVLIEKAEAFEYMSAYKNLELAARLYPELPRTRIDEVLELTGLSASKREKVGHFSLGMKQRLGIASALIGRPELLILDEPTNGLDIEATVDLRELIGRLASEERITFFLSSHLISEMESICNRIGIIQEGRIIREGSLTSLKQASGQSLESYYISQIRSEKGGETNGAAQAIDR, encoded by the coding sequence ATGTCGGAAGCCGCGGTGCTGGACATACAAGGGCTAACGAAACGCTATAGAAACAATCGGGGCGTAAGCGAGGTCGCGCTCCAGGTAAACAGAGGCGACGTCTACGGCTTCTTCGGCCCGAACGGCGCCGGCAAGTCCACGGTCATGAAGATCGCCGCCGGCTTGGTCCGCGCGGATCGCGGAAGCGTCCGGCTGTTCGGATTCGATATCGCCGAGGACTACGAGCGCGCCATGCGCCGCGTCGGCGTGCTGATCGAGAAAGCCGAAGCCTTCGAATACATGAGCGCCTACAAAAATCTGGAGCTGGCCGCAAGGCTGTATCCGGAGCTGCCGAGGACGCGGATCGACGAGGTGCTCGAGCTGACCGGACTGTCGGCGAGCAAGCGGGAGAAGGTCGGCCATTTTTCGCTCGGCATGAAGCAGCGGCTGGGGATTGCGTCGGCGTTGATCGGCCGGCCTGAGCTGCTCATCCTGGACGAACCGACCAACGGGCTGGATATCGAAGCGACGGTCGACCTGCGGGAGCTGATCGGACGGCTTGCGAGCGAGGAACGAATCACCTTTTTCCTGTCCAGCCACCTGATCTCGGAGATGGAGTCGATCTGCAACCGGATCGGCATCATTCAGGAAGGCCGGATCATTCGGGAAGGCAGCTTGACGTCGCTGAAGCAAGCTTCGGGCCAGTCGCTGGAGAGCTACTATATCAGTCAGATTCGGTCGGAAAAAGGAGGAGAGACGAATGGAGCTGCTCAAGCGATCGACCGTTAA
- a CDS encoding ABC transporter permease yields the protein MELLKRSTVNELMKLYARKKTIWLLLVALLLPFAGLPVVRQLQNGLGVAGIASDQYAVTILNAMTLFVLPLLIFMTASDMVSGEIGDKTIRSVLSRPVSRSKIYAAKLLALFVHTAGLLLLVFVASEAAAFLLPDAGIAAGGLAEAAVAYAASALPLFVLCTAAAWVSLGFKNASGALTVCILLYAAAKGLALVFPDYMVFSPVTYMNWHQLWLGGSIPAGRIFAILSLLVGCGMVFYTTGYYFFDKKEA from the coding sequence ATGGAGCTGCTCAAGCGATCGACCGTTAATGAGCTGATGAAGCTGTATGCGAGAAAAAAAACGATCTGGCTGCTGTTGGTCGCCTTGCTCTTGCCCTTCGCAGGCCTGCCTGTCGTCCGGCAGTTGCAGAACGGATTGGGCGTCGCGGGTATCGCAAGCGATCAGTATGCCGTCACGATCCTGAACGCCATGACGCTGTTCGTGCTGCCGCTGCTGATCTTCATGACCGCGTCCGATATGGTATCCGGCGAGATCGGCGACAAGACGATCCGATCCGTGCTGTCCCGCCCGGTGAGCCGGTCCAAGATCTATGCCGCGAAGCTGCTCGCGCTGTTCGTTCATACCGCCGGACTGCTGCTGCTTGTTTTCGTCGCATCGGAGGCCGCGGCCTTCCTGCTGCCGGACGCCGGAATAGCGGCGGGGGGACTGGCCGAAGCCGCCGTCGCCTATGCGGCGTCCGCTCTCCCCTTGTTCGTGCTGTGCACGGCGGCGGCATGGGTATCGCTCGGCTTCAAAAACGCGAGCGGCGCGCTGACGGTATGCATCCTGCTGTACGCGGCCGCCAAGGGGCTGGCGCTCGTTTTCCCCGACTACATGGTCTTTTCGCCCGTCACGTACATGAATTGGCATCAGCTCTGGCTGGGCGGTTCGATCCCCGCAGGGAGAATATTCGCGATTCTCAGCCTCCTTGTCGGTTGCGGTATGGTATTCTATACAACGGGCTATTACTTTTTCGATAAAAAAGAAGCGTAG
- a CDS encoding sensor histidine kinase, which produces MSIRIRLLLSYLAMLIIPLILIGISFLVIVVSAVGDLKSVFTLDTGDGNPLAAIMGEESSIASDIRTRIAGDPDSLRDPSLMKAYDDRLQKINMGLIVRLDDRVEYISPDLKETRVASNLPPFGTEVRWMEGHDIGNGSWMLDRQYNVVFQDGSKGSFYMLLNLDFLGWLAERISKPFLLALLIILVVVNGILTYFVSRSIIRPLRSLRRAAEEIKEGNLSHPVRPESRDEIGELAAAFEEMRIKLKDSVDLQLQYEDNRSSLISNISHDLKSPVAAIRGYVEGIMDGVTHTPEMLDSYIKTIHRKTVQMDRLIDELFLFSKLDLKRLPFHFEEVTLDDYLSDCAEELQLDAEKRGVKLIYEPPALAEPAVVVADREKLKRVFVNIVENAVKYADKADAAIWIGFIEEDGYYKIGIRDNGKGISAESLPHIFERFYRADAARNVDTGGSGLGLAIAQQIVEEHGGRLTATSELGAGTLITISLKKWTGRGAPDETHPDRRGRSQHGRARTGLSRDS; this is translated from the coding sequence ATGTCGATCCGCATCAGGCTCTTGCTGTCTTATCTGGCGATGCTGATCATCCCGCTCATCCTGATCGGCATCTCCTTCCTGGTGATCGTCGTCTCTGCGGTCGGCGATCTGAAGTCGGTGTTCACGCTGGATACCGGAGACGGCAATCCGCTCGCGGCGATCATGGGCGAAGAGTCAAGCATCGCATCGGATATCCGGACGCGAATCGCCGGCGACCCCGACTCCTTGCGTGACCCTTCCCTGATGAAGGCGTACGACGATCGGCTGCAGAAGATCAACATGGGATTGATCGTCCGCTTGGACGATCGGGTCGAATATATCTCGCCGGACCTGAAGGAGACGAGGGTCGCTTCCAATCTGCCGCCCTTCGGCACTGAAGTCCGCTGGATGGAAGGCCACGATATCGGCAACGGCAGCTGGATGCTGGACCGTCAGTATAACGTCGTCTTCCAGGACGGCTCCAAAGGCAGCTTTTATATGCTGCTGAACTTGGATTTTCTGGGCTGGCTCGCGGAGCGCATTTCCAAGCCCTTTTTACTCGCGCTCCTGATTATCCTGGTGGTGGTCAACGGCATATTGACGTATTTCGTTTCCCGCAGCATCATTCGCCCGCTTCGTTCCCTGCGGCGAGCCGCAGAGGAGATCAAGGAGGGCAATCTGTCCCACCCGGTCCGCCCCGAATCGCGGGACGAGATCGGCGAGCTTGCGGCCGCATTCGAGGAGATGCGGATCAAGCTGAAGGATTCGGTCGACCTGCAGCTGCAGTACGAGGACAATCGCAGCAGTCTAATTTCGAACATTTCCCACGATTTGAAATCTCCGGTCGCCGCGATTCGGGGCTACGTCGAGGGCATCATGGACGGCGTCACGCATACGCCCGAGATGCTGGACAGCTACATCAAGACAATTCACCGAAAAACGGTCCAAATGGACCGTCTGATCGACGAACTGTTCCTGTTCTCGAAGCTGGACCTGAAGCGGCTGCCGTTTCACTTTGAAGAAGTGACGCTGGACGACTATCTGTCGGATTGCGCCGAAGAGCTCCAGTTGGACGCGGAAAAGCGCGGCGTGAAGCTGATCTACGAGCCGCCCGCGCTAGCGGAGCCGGCCGTCGTCGTGGCCGACCGCGAGAAGCTGAAGCGCGTGTTCGTCAATATCGTCGAGAACGCGGTGAAGTACGCCGACAAGGCGGACGCGGCCATATGGATCGGATTTATCGAAGAAGACGGGTATTACAAGATCGGGATCCGCGACAACGGGAAGGGCATCTCCGCGGAATCCTTGCCTCATATCTTCGAACGGTTCTACAGGGCGGACGCGGCCCGCAACGTGGATACGGGCGGCAGCGGACTCGGCCTCGCGATCGCGCAACAGATCGTCGAGGAGCACGGCGGCAGACTGACGGCGACGAGCGAGCTAGGGGCGGGCACGTTGATCACGATCTCGCTTAAGAAATGGACAGGAAGGGGGGCGCCGGATGAAACGCATCCTGATCGTCGAGGACGATCTCAGCATGGCAGAGCTCGTACGGGATTATCTCGCGATTCATAA
- a CDS encoding response regulator transcription factor, whose amino-acid sequence MKRILIVEDDLSMAELVRDYLAIHNYEPHIETSGDRGLKRALEGKFDLVLLDLMLPGMDGFEICRRLRSELDIPILMVSSKKEDIDKIRGLGLGADDYVVKPFSPSELVARVNAHLARYERLSGGGQKREEIRIRGLLIDKASRRVFVNDKEVAFTTKEFDLLAYLASNPNRVFSKEQLYEQIWGMDSLGDLPTVTVHIRKIREKIEIDSSRSQYIDTIWGAGYRFQV is encoded by the coding sequence ATGAAACGCATCCTGATCGTCGAGGACGATCTCAGCATGGCAGAGCTCGTACGGGATTATCTCGCGATTCATAACTATGAACCGCATATCGAGACCAGCGGCGACCGGGGGTTGAAGCGGGCGCTCGAAGGCAAATTCGACCTGGTCCTGCTCGACCTGATGCTGCCGGGGATGGACGGCTTCGAGATTTGCCGCCGATTGCGCAGCGAGCTCGATATCCCGATCCTCATGGTCTCCTCCAAGAAGGAGGACATCGACAAGATCCGAGGACTCGGGCTCGGCGCGGACGACTACGTCGTCAAGCCGTTCAGCCCGAGCGAGCTGGTGGCGCGCGTGAACGCGCACCTCGCCAGGTACGAGCGCCTGTCGGGTGGCGGCCAGAAGCGGGAGGAGATCCGCATCCGCGGCCTGCTCATCGACAAAGCCTCGCGCCGCGTCTTTGTTAACGACAAAGAGGTCGCGTTCACGACGAAGGAGTTCGATCTGCTCGCGTACCTCGCCTCCAATCCGAACCGCGTATTCAGCAAGGAGCAGCTGTACGAACAAATCTGGGGCATGGACTCGCTCGGCGACCTGCCTACGGTCACGGTGCACATCCGCAAGATCCGGGAGAAAATCGAGATCGATTCCTCCCGGTCGCAATACATCGATACGATATGGGGAGCCGGCTACCGCTTCCAGGTTTAA